The region GAACCCACGCGGCGCCGTTCTCGATCGACAGGATCCGCAGGTCCGGGTTGCGGGTCAGGGCGCCGTGGCAGACCAGCGCCATCATCGCGTCCTCGATCGGGCGGTGGCCCATCGCCGCCATGCGGAAGGCGGTCGGCCGGAATGGCAGGAACTCCCGCGCCGGCTCCCAGGCGTTGAGCAGCTCGGCGTACCCGGAGTCGGAAGCGTGCATCGACACCGGGATGCCGGCCTTCACGCACTCGGCCCAGAACGGGTCGAACTCCGGCAGGCCGAACGAGCGGCTGCCCTGGTAGCTCGGGACCGGCGCCGGGCGGACCAGCACCGTCTTGGCGCCGCGCTCGAGGCACCAGTGCAGCTCCTCGATCGCCCGGTCGACGTTGGGCAGCGTGATCACCGGGGTCGAGAAGATCCGGCCCTCGTAGTCGAACTGCCACTGCTCGTACATCCACTCGTTGAGGGCGTGGATGACGTCGATCGTCAGATCCGGGTCATCCTTCATCCGCTCCTCGACCAGGCTGGCCAGCGTCGGGAACATCAGGCTGTAGTTCAGGCCGAGCTCGTCCATCACCTCGAGGCGCGCGGCGGGCTCGCGGAAGGCCGGGATCGCCTTCATCGGCTCACCCATGACCTCGCGGAACGACTTCCCCTCCGGGTTGCCGTGGCGGTAGTAGTCCTCCTGGGCGCCGGGGCGCGCGACGACGTCGAACGTCGGGTTCGGGATGTAGTCGCTGATCTGGCCGCGTACGACGATCTTGGTGCGCCCCCGCACGTCGATGTAGTCGATCGCGTTCTTGGCGTGGTCCGGCAGGAACTTCGTGAGCGCCTCACGCGGCTCGTAGAAGTGGTTGTCCGCGTCGAAGACCGGATAGCTGAGCTCGCGAGACGGCACGGGAACTCCCTCGTCAGGGCGCTGCTGAGAGCTGCAAGAGTGGCGGTCGCCACTTATGAGAACGACGTTACCACCCCGCGGAGAGCCTCCGCTACGGTTCCTGGGTGCCCTTCGACCTCGCCAATCTGATCGCCCGCCTCGACCTCCGCGAGACCGCTCCGGGGACCTATGACGGGGACAACCTCGACCTGGACTACCGGCGCGTCTTCGGCGGTCAGATCCTGGCGCAGACGATCTTCGCGCTGCGTCGCCACGCGGATGGCAAGTCGCTGAAGTCGCTGTGGCAGCAGTTCCCGCGCGAGGGTGACGTGGCGTTGCCGATGACCTACGACGTGGCCGTTCACCAGTCCGGCCGGACCTTCGCCACGCTCGGCGTACAGGCCTCTCAGGAAGGCAAGGTGGTCAGCGTCGCGGCCGCCTCGCTGCACGTGCCGGAGGATGGCCTGTCGCACCCGGCGTCGCCGCCCTCCGTGGCAGCACCGGAGGACGGCAAGACGACGGTGATCGACATGATCCCGTGGGAGATCTCGGTGATCACCGACGCCGACCTCAGCTCGCCCGACGTACGCCCGCCGCACTACCAGTGGTGGCAGCGGACGCCTGCCCTGTCCTCGCTCGGTGCCGACGACAGCGACTGGACCCACCAGGCGCTGCTCGCGCACTCGACGGACCTCACTGTGATCGGCACCGCGCTGCTGCCGGTCGAAGGCTTGTCGCAGGCCGACACGGGGACCAAGTTCCACTCGGCGGTCACATCGCACACGATGTGGTTCCACCAGCCGTTCCGCATGGACGAGTGGCTGCTGGTCGACCAGCACTCGCCGGTCCTTGCGGGCTCGCGCGCCTTCGGCCGTGGCGACGTCTGGACCCGAGACGGCCGCCTGGTGGCAAGCTTCGCCCAGGAGTCCATGATCCGCCCCCTCCCCCAGTAACGCTCCGTCACGTGGGCCATCCCCCCAGCAACGCTGCGTTGCTGGGGTGAATCCCCCGGTGACGCTACGTTGCTGGGCGATTGCCACGGCTAAGGAGCGTTACTGGGGTGGGGGGAGGGGTTTGGCGCCGTCGGCTTCGAGGATGGCCTCCATCTGGCCGAGGTCTTCGAGCTGCTCGACGGCCATCGATCGCGCCGCGCTGCGGACCACGCCCAGCTTCGCGTGCTCCTCGGCGTACCGGCACATCTCGAGCCCGCCCTCGTGGTGGCGGATCATCAACTGCAGGAACAGTACGTCGAAACGCTTCCCCCTCAGCGTCGCCAACGTCGCGAGCTGGCCGGGCGTCGCCATGCCGGGCATCGCTTCGGCACCGGAGCCCGCCATCACCATCGCCTGACCCTGTGGCAGCCAGGCCATCGGGGTGGGATCGACAGCGGGCCGGTTCCACAGCCGCAGCCAGCCGCGCATCATGCCGACCTCCTGCGACTGGTCCACCAGGATCGCGTTTGCGAGCGATGCGACAGCGGCACTGCCCCGCCGTTGCGCGAGATTGGCCATCAGCACGGCCTGCTCGTGGTGCACGGCCATGTCCTGGCTGAAGCCGACGTCGACGGCGTCGGGCGTCGCCGCGGTCGAGTGGTGGTTGGACAGCCGCCCGACACCGACCGCAACGACCACCAGCAGCGCGATTTCGAGGTACGCCGCCAGTCGCTTCACCTCGGCCAGGCCGCCGCTGACAGTCGCAGTACGTAGAACCCCGAAACCGCGTCCGTGTAGTAGATCTCGCGGCGAGCGGGGTCGAACGCGGGCTGCGACAGCGCGAGATCGCCCGGCGTGAGGTTGAGCCCAGCGCCCGCCTTCGGCGGCGAGACGTAATAGGCAACCTCGCGCGGGTGCGCCGGGTCGCTGATGTTGAACACGCGCAGCCCGGAGTTGATCGCCGAGCACGCCACGATCTGCGGGTTCACCATCGTTGGTACGGCGCAGTAGTGCATCGCGTACCCGAACTCCTGCGCCGGCAGCTCGGAAGGATCTCCGTCAGCCTTGATGTGATCGCTGCGCATCTGCACCGCGAGCCGCAGGTTCGACGTGATCGTCGGACGACGCGGGTTGCCGATGTCGATGATCCGCGCGGCGCCGGGCGCATCGTCGACCGTGACCGGGTTGAACCGGAACGCGAACTCGTCGAACTCGAGCAAATAGTGGTGTCCGTGGCTGGTGAACGGCACCGTGTTCTGCGGGATGGACACCGGATCCCAGGTGATCCGGCTGATGTCGTGAACCTTGGGGTGCGGCACGCGGTCCTGGATCTGGCTGACGTCGATGATCCCGAGGTTGCCGTTGATCGGATCGGTCTGGTACAGCGTCTTGCCGTCGGCGGAGAGGTTGAGGCCGTGCGAGTAGTACGCGCCGCGCCAGATGACGCGCGGCTTGCGCGGGTCGGTGAGGTCGATCGCGGTGATGTACCCGGAGCCGCCCGCGGCGTAGAACGTGCGGCCGTCGGGACTGAACCCGCTCTCGTGTCCGGTCGCCACGGGGAGCTGAGCCAGCAGCTGCGGGTGCCGGCAGTCATGGCGTACGTCGTAGACCGAGAAGGTGCCCGGCAGCGTGAGCCCATTGCCGACCTCCGCAGCGAGCAGGCCTCGCTTCGCGTTGAGGTTGAGCGACTCGTGCGGTGCGAGCATCGCCAGGGACGTCAACGTCGCGGTGTGGACCGGATGCGCGGGACGCGTGACGTCGAGCACCTCGACACCCAGCGACGGGCCGCCGCCGACACTGACGATGTTCGCGGGCGTGACGAACGACGTGTCGTAGTACGCGCAGACGTGTCCGGCGGGGTCGGTGTAGCGCCAGACCCGGAATCCCCCGGGCGTCGGGTAGTGCGCGACTTCGGTGAGGTTGCAGGTCCAGCCGTGCACGGCGGCCGGCGAGTTGACGTCGGATCTCGTGACGCGGCCCTGCATCCCGGCCAGGGGATGCCCGCTCGTGCAGTCCGCTCTCGGGACCGCCCGCAGCTTCGGCGCGGGTACGACGACCGGCGTGTCCATCGGCGCGAGGTCGGCACCGGTCAGCGCGAGCATCGCCTCGAGGTCGTTCGTCGGCAACGTCGGCCCGGCAATCGCCTCCGCCCGCTTGCCGCCGTGGGTGAGCGGGACGACCAACACGGTTGCGGCGGCGGCGACCAGCGC is a window of Mycobacteriales bacterium DNA encoding:
- a CDS encoding DUF305 domain-containing protein, which produces MKRLAAYLEIALLVVVAVGVGRLSNHHSTAATPDAVDVGFSQDMAVHHEQAVLMANLAQRRGSAAVASLANAILVDQSQEVGMMRGWLRLWNRPAVDPTPMAWLPQGQAMVMAGSGAEAMPGMATPGQLATLATLRGKRFDVLFLQLMIRHHEGGLEMCRYAEEHAKLGVVRSAARSMAVEQLEDLGQMEAILEADGAKPLPPPQ
- a CDS encoding acyl-CoA thioesterase domain-containing protein; the protein is MPFDLANLIARLDLRETAPGTYDGDNLDLDYRRVFGGQILAQTIFALRRHADGKSLKSLWQQFPREGDVALPMTYDVAVHQSGRTFATLGVQASQEGKVVSVAAASLHVPEDGLSHPASPPSVAAPEDGKTTVIDMIPWEISVITDADLSSPDVRPPHYQWWQRTPALSSLGADDSDWTHQALLAHSTDLTVIGTALLPVEGLSQADTGTKFHSAVTSHTMWFHQPFRMDEWLLVDQHSPVLAGSRAFGRGDVWTRDGRLVASFAQESMIRPLPQ
- a CDS encoding amidohydrolase family protein; protein product: MPSRELSYPVFDADNHFYEPREALTKFLPDHAKNAIDYIDVRGRTKIVVRGQISDYIPNPTFDVVARPGAQEDYYRHGNPEGKSFREVMGEPMKAIPAFREPAARLEVMDELGLNYSLMFPTLASLVEERMKDDPDLTIDVIHALNEWMYEQWQFDYEGRIFSTPVITLPNVDRAIEELHWCLERGAKTVLVRPAPVPSYQGSRSFGLPEFDPFWAECVKAGIPVSMHASDSGYAELLNAWEPAREFLPFRPTAFRMAAMGHRPIEDAMMALVCHGALTRNPDLRILSIENGAAWVPHLFENLSSVYKKMPQEFPENPIEAFKRCIYISPFWEDNFLDIVKLVGA